One genomic region from uncultured Subdoligranulum sp. encodes:
- a CDS encoding nitroreductase family protein — MDNEILRALHARKSVRVFTDEPVTAGERAAILEAAFQAPTAGNQQLYTILDITDPAQKARLADLCDHQPFIAKSKLCLVFLADCRRWVRAYRAAGVESPRKAGPGDLLLAVADACIAAQNAVTAAESLGIGSCYIGDVLENAEEMRKALALPPQVVPACMLVFGRPTRQQKDRAKPVRFREEAVVCENTYRDRTEAELREDFNLRGAGVPEFEFDRYLQAFCKRKYDSDFSREMSRSAAVYLQDFE, encoded by the coding sequence ATGGATAATGAAATTCTCCGGGCGCTGCACGCCCGCAAAAGTGTTCGGGTCTTCACCGACGAGCCGGTGACCGCCGGGGAGCGGGCCGCCATTCTGGAAGCAGCCTTCCAGGCGCCCACGGCGGGCAACCAGCAGCTCTACACGATTCTGGACATCACCGACCCCGCCCAGAAGGCGCGGCTGGCGGATCTGTGCGACCACCAGCCCTTCATTGCCAAGTCGAAACTCTGCCTGGTGTTTCTGGCGGACTGCCGCCGGTGGGTTCGTGCCTACCGCGCCGCCGGGGTGGAATCGCCCCGCAAGGCCGGGCCGGGGGATCTTTTGCTGGCGGTGGCGGATGCCTGCATCGCGGCCCAGAACGCCGTGACGGCGGCGGAGAGCCTCGGCATCGGCAGCTGCTACATCGGGGATGTGCTGGAAAACGCCGAGGAGATGCGCAAGGCCCTGGCGCTGCCGCCCCAGGTGGTGCCGGCCTGCATGCTGGTCTTCGGCCGTCCCACCCGGCAGCAGAAGGACCGGGCCAAGCCGGTGCGGTTCCGGGAGGAAGCGGTGGTGTGCGAGAACACCTACCGCGACCGCACCGAGGCGGAGCTGCGGGAGGATTTCAACCTCCGGGGCGCCGGGGTGCCGGAGTTTGAGTTTGACCGGTATCTCCAGGCTTTCTGCAAGCGCAAGTACGACAGCGACTTCTCCCGGGAAATGAGCCGCAGCGCGGCGGTTTATTTACAAGACTTTGAATGA
- a CDS encoding polysaccharide biosynthesis C-terminal domain-containing protein, protein MASSQKKYTTLVNNTLLFALSNFSSKLLSFFIRPYLSYALDSPDVMGVSSLLQQATNLLIPVVSLGVSYAVIRFGLDKAVRKESVFVNGGLTIFIGFAILVVAMPLVRLIPNAAEYLPWLYLCVLASCLRTLCTQFIRARMLNRLVAIDGVLTTGTLLAYYLIFLSWFKMGATGFLLANACADLTSMVFVFFAGGCWKYCKPKAFDKSLWGEMLRYCLPMIPAAISFWIINASDMFFVQAMCEDYQGLSGNYWVGLLSAGYFLPQVITIMGSIFYEAWQLSAVTEEQDREAFFSKIFRVYACAMFCCVAGVVMLCRPMMHLFKAEYYDGWTFVPFLTLCSMCTCLNQFLNSVYVVYKRSTGSLFTMLAGAVLNAILNGIFILLWGPWGVTPASFLSLLLVFLLRAYSTRGLLRIDFHPAWLLVNLVLVLAEIWCLMNLTAWVIPVVLLTAVVCAINVREVYSLVQKLLGKFLHRKGA, encoded by the coding sequence TTGGCTTCTTCCCAGAAAAAATACACCACGCTGGTGAACAACACCCTGTTGTTCGCCCTGTCCAACTTCAGCTCGAAACTCTTGAGCTTTTTCATCCGGCCCTATCTGAGTTACGCCCTCGACTCCCCCGACGTGATGGGTGTGTCCAGTCTGTTGCAGCAGGCCACCAATTTGCTGATCCCGGTGGTGAGCCTGGGGGTATCCTACGCGGTGATCCGCTTCGGTCTGGACAAGGCCGTCCGCAAGGAGAGCGTCTTTGTGAACGGCGGGCTGACCATCTTCATCGGCTTTGCCATCCTGGTGGTGGCCATGCCGCTGGTGCGGCTCATCCCCAACGCCGCCGAGTACCTGCCCTGGCTCTACCTCTGCGTGCTGGCCAGCTGTCTGCGCACGCTATGCACCCAGTTCATCCGGGCGCGGATGCTCAACCGGCTGGTGGCCATCGACGGCGTGCTCACCACCGGCACATTGCTTGCCTATTACCTGATCTTTTTAAGCTGGTTCAAGATGGGCGCCACCGGCTTCCTGCTGGCCAACGCCTGCGCCGACCTGACTTCCATGGTGTTTGTCTTCTTCGCGGGGGGCTGCTGGAAATACTGCAAGCCCAAAGCCTTTGACAAATCCCTCTGGGGCGAGATGCTGCGGTACTGTCTGCCCATGATCCCGGCGGCCATCAGCTTCTGGATCATCAACGCCAGCGACATGTTCTTCGTCCAGGCCATGTGCGAGGACTATCAGGGCCTCAGCGGCAACTACTGGGTGGGCCTGCTCTCCGCCGGGTACTTCCTGCCCCAGGTCATCACGATTATGGGCAGCATCTTCTACGAGGCGTGGCAGCTCTCCGCCGTCACCGAGGAGCAGGACCGGGAAGCCTTCTTCTCCAAGATTTTCCGGGTCTACGCCTGCGCCATGTTCTGCTGTGTGGCGGGGGTGGTCATGCTCTGCCGCCCCATGATGCACCTTTTCAAAGCGGAGTACTATGACGGCTGGACCTTCGTGCCCTTCCTGACCCTCTGCTCCATGTGCACCTGCCTGAACCAGTTCCTGAACAGCGTGTATGTTGTCTACAAGCGGTCCACCGGGTCGCTCTTCACCATGCTGGCGGGTGCTGTGCTCAACGCCATTCTCAACGGCATCTTCATCCTGCTGTGGGGTCCCTGGGGCGTCACGCCGGCCAGTTTCTTAAGCCTGCTGCTCGTCTTTTTGCTGCGGGCCTACTCCACCCGGGGGCTTCTGCGCATCGACTTCCACCCCGCCTGGCTGCTGGTGAATCTGGTGCTGGTGCTGGCCGAGATCTGGTGTCTGATGAATCTTACCGCCTGGGTCATCCCGGTGGTGCTGCTCACCGCCGTGGTGTGTGCCATCAACGTGCGGGAAGTCTACAGTCTGGTGCAGAAGCTGCTGGGCAAATTCCTGCACCGCAAAGGAGCGTAA
- a CDS encoding M48 family metallopeptidase, translated as MAQSKTETRRAAGIDYTLTRRRVRNINLRVRADGSVAASASPRVPAGVVDAFVAARAAWVLSAQRKMARRARWDAAADAALPTKAEALAQMTALCRAYYPRFAASCPGGAFPRIAVRDMRTRWGSCSLKTGTLAFSRRLCVTPPAAQEYVVVHEFCHFAHPDHSPAFWAAVEAVLPDYRRRQQLLR; from the coding sequence ATGGCGCAAAGCAAAACCGAAACCCGCCGCGCGGCGGGCATCGACTATACGCTGACCCGGCGGCGGGTGCGCAACATCAACCTGCGGGTGCGGGCGGACGGGTCGGTGGCGGCCAGCGCGTCGCCCCGGGTGCCCGCCGGGGTGGTGGACGCCTTTGTGGCGGCCCGGGCCGCCTGGGTGCTTTCCGCCCAGCGCAAGATGGCCCGCCGGGCCCGGTGGGATGCGGCCGCCGACGCGGCGCTGCCCACCAAGGCGGAGGCCCTTGCGCAGATGACCGCCCTTTGCCGGGCATACTATCCACGGTTCGCGGCCAGCTGTCCGGGGGGCGCCTTTCCCCGCATCGCCGTGCGGGACATGCGCACCCGGTGGGGCTCCTGCAGCCTGAAAACCGGCACGCTGGCCTTCAGCCGGCGGCTGTGTGTGACACCCCCTGCCGCCCAGGAATATGTTGTGGTACACGAATTCTGCCACTTCGCCCACCCCGACCACAGCCCGGCCTTCTGGGCGGCGGTGGAGGCGGTGCTGCCGGACTATCGCCGGCGCCAACAACTGCTGCGGTGA
- a CDS encoding AraC family transcriptional regulator translates to MAGSHYNPYTRRQTMIASDYEIYRYRSTYMNEVELHHHDFYEVYLLLRGRVEYIVENHIYRMRPGDWMLTSPLELHQARIVTDADAYERFVLWIARPYLEHLSTPRTSLTRCFDTSIPNHTNLLRLPGAAGAQMRASIDRLYTLRTSKEYGSDLLAQGALVELMIGLNRAAAERGDARPMGSSDQVVDAVLHYINEHYSETLTLDQLAEKFFISKYHLLRKFDAQVGTTVHRYILQKRLLNAKQLLAGGVPPNEVCQYCGFGDYANFYRAFKAEYNQTPRQYIQTVRGN, encoded by the coding sequence ATGGCAGGATCCCATTACAACCCCTATACCCGCCGCCAGACGATGATCGCCTCGGACTACGAGATCTATCGCTACCGCTCCACCTATATGAATGAGGTGGAGCTGCACCACCATGATTTCTACGAGGTGTATCTCTTATTGCGCGGCCGGGTGGAATATATCGTGGAGAACCACATCTACCGCATGCGCCCGGGGGACTGGATGCTCACCAGTCCCCTGGAACTGCACCAGGCGCGGATCGTCACCGACGCGGACGCCTACGAGCGGTTTGTCTTATGGATCGCCCGGCCCTATCTCGAACACCTCTCCACGCCGCGGACAAGCCTGACCCGCTGCTTTGATACCAGCATTCCCAACCACACCAACCTCTTGCGATTGCCGGGGGCGGCGGGGGCCCAGATGCGGGCCTCCATCGACCGGCTCTACACGCTGCGCACCTCCAAGGAGTACGGCAGCGACCTGTTGGCCCAGGGGGCGCTGGTGGAGCTGATGATCGGGCTGAACCGGGCGGCCGCCGAGCGGGGGGATGCCCGGCCCATGGGCAGCAGCGACCAGGTGGTGGACGCGGTGCTGCACTACATCAACGAGCACTACAGCGAGACACTGACGCTGGACCAGCTGGCGGAGAAATTCTTCATCAGCAAATACCACCTGCTGCGCAAGTTCGACGCCCAGGTGGGCACCACGGTGCACCGCTATATTCTGCAGAAACGGCTTCTCAACGCCAAGCAGCTGCTGGCGGGGGGCGTGCCGCCCAACGAAGTGTGCCAGTACTGCGGCTTCGGGGACTACGCGAATTTTTATCGTGCCTTCAAGGCGGAGTACAACCAGACCCCCCGGCAGTACATCCAGACGGTGCGGGGCAACTGA
- a CDS encoding mannitol dehydrogenase family protein, whose protein sequence is MQMNASSIVNQKAEWEKLGVKLPRFDHEAMTAATKAHPIWVHFGAGNIFRGFIAALQQKLLNAGEADRGIIAADTFDYDIIDKIYTPYDNLTMMVTMNPDGTTSREIIGSVAEGLRADSSDAAMMARFKEIFTDPGLQMISFTITEKGYALYRPDGSLMPVVQADIDEGPDHARHAMSMVAALLLERYNAGKYPLAVVSMDNCSRNGEKLQSSVMTIAKAWLEKGYVGQDFIDYLTDESKIAFPWSMIDKITPRPHKIVEESLAKDGIEDMAPIVTSKNTFIAAFVNAERPQYLVVEDKFPNGRPALEKAGVYMTDRETVNKTERMKVTTCLNPLHTAMSVYGCMLGYTLICDEMKDADIVALIKRLGYVEGLPVVVNPGILEPKAFIDEVVEQRLPNPFMPDAPQRIATDTSQKVGIRFGETIKSYIAEGRDLNTLVSIPLAIAGWLRYLLAVDDNGNAFEVSADPLKEDLQAKLAGIEVGKPETYQGQLKAILANASIFGTDLTRTVLADKIEKYFVAELAGAGAVRKTLHDALN, encoded by the coding sequence ATGCAGATGAATGCTTCTTCCATCGTCAACCAGAAAGCAGAGTGGGAAAAGCTGGGCGTCAAGCTGCCCCGGTTCGACCACGAGGCCATGACCGCCGCCACCAAGGCACACCCCATCTGGGTGCACTTCGGCGCCGGCAACATCTTCCGCGGCTTTATCGCGGCGCTGCAGCAGAAGCTGCTCAACGCCGGTGAGGCCGACCGAGGCATCATCGCAGCCGACACCTTCGACTACGACATCATCGACAAGATCTACACCCCCTACGACAACCTGACCATGATGGTCACCATGAACCCCGACGGCACCACCAGCCGTGAGATCATCGGTTCGGTGGCCGAGGGTCTGCGCGCCGATTCCTCCGACGCGGCCATGATGGCCCGCTTCAAGGAGATTTTCACCGATCCCGGCCTGCAGATGATCTCCTTCACCATCACCGAGAAGGGCTACGCCCTCTACCGTCCGGACGGCAGCCTGATGCCCGTCGTTCAGGCCGACATCGACGAGGGCCCCGACCATGCCCGTCATGCCATGAGCATGGTGGCCGCCCTGCTGCTGGAGCGCTACAACGCCGGCAAGTATCCTCTGGCCGTGGTTTCCATGGACAACTGCTCCCGCAACGGCGAGAAGCTGCAGTCCAGCGTCATGACCATCGCCAAGGCCTGGCTGGAGAAGGGCTATGTGGGCCAGGACTTCATCGACTACCTGACCGATGAGAGCAAGATCGCCTTCCCCTGGTCGATGATCGACAAGATCACCCCGCGCCCCCACAAGATCGTGGAGGAGTCCCTGGCCAAGGACGGCATCGAGGATATGGCCCCCATCGTCACCAGCAAGAACACCTTCATTGCGGCCTTCGTCAACGCCGAGCGTCCCCAGTACCTGGTGGTGGAGGACAAGTTCCCCAACGGCCGTCCGGCTCTCGAGAAGGCGGGCGTCTACATGACCGACCGCGAGACCGTCAACAAGACCGAGCGCATGAAGGTCACCACCTGCCTGAACCCGCTGCACACCGCCATGTCTGTCTACGGCTGCATGCTGGGCTACACCCTGATCTGCGATGAGATGAAGGACGCCGACATCGTCGCCCTCATCAAGCGGCTGGGCTATGTGGAAGGTCTGCCGGTTGTCGTCAACCCCGGCATTCTGGAGCCCAAGGCCTTCATCGACGAGGTTGTGGAGCAGCGCCTGCCCAACCCCTTCATGCCCGACGCGCCCCAGCGCATCGCCACCGATACCTCCCAGAAGGTGGGCATCCGTTTCGGCGAGACCATCAAGAGCTACATCGCCGAAGGCCGCGATCTGAATACTCTGGTGTCCATTCCTCTGGCCATCGCGGGCTGGCTGCGCTACCTGCTGGCCGTGGATGACAACGGCAACGCCTTTGAAGTGTCCGCCGATCCCCTGAAGGAAGATCTGCAGGCCAAGCTGGCCGGCATCGAGGTGGGCAAGCCCGAGACCTACCAGGGTCAGCTGAAGGCGATCCTCGCCAACGCTTCCATCTTCGGCACCGATCTGACCAGGACCGTCCTGGCCGACAAGATCGAGAAGTACTTCGTGGCCGAGCTGGCGGGTGCGGGTGCCGTGCGCAAGACCCTGCACGACGCCTTGAACTGA
- the uxuA gene encoding mannonate dehydratase, producing MSMKMGWRWYGEGNDPITLGDIKQIPGVESIVWALHSKMPGEIWEEDEIKAVVDQIHSCGFTAEVVESVNVHDDIKIGLPSRDQLIENYKQCIRNLSKFGVKTICYNFMPIFDWTRTDLFHPVGDGSTALFYQKDMIQDDYKAMAEYILNFTEKYHMTFPGWEPERMAKLDELFKAYAPVTKEKLWDNLKYFLEAIMPTCHECDVKMAIHMDDPPWDIFGLPRLLVDAESIDRFLKMVDDPYNCLTLCSGSLNANPNNNVAAIVRKHCDRIPFAHVRNIHHFPNGDFSEAAHRDCCGETGIIEILRAYHDCGFDGVIRPDHGRQLWEEGPGNCRPGYGKYDRALGIQYMLGVWDMLDRLDEEKAAKA from the coding sequence ATGTCCATGAAAATGGGTTGGCGCTGGTACGGTGAGGGCAACGATCCCATCACCCTCGGCGACATCAAGCAGATCCCCGGCGTGGAGAGCATCGTCTGGGCGCTGCACAGCAAGATGCCCGGCGAGATCTGGGAAGAGGACGAGATCAAGGCCGTGGTGGACCAGATCCATTCCTGCGGTTTTACCGCCGAGGTGGTGGAGTCTGTCAACGTCCACGACGACATCAAGATCGGTCTGCCCAGCCGCGACCAGCTGATCGAAAACTACAAGCAGTGCATCCGCAACCTGTCCAAGTTCGGTGTGAAGACCATCTGCTACAACTTCATGCCCATCTTTGACTGGACCCGCACCGACCTGTTCCATCCGGTCGGCGACGGTTCCACCGCCCTGTTCTACCAGAAGGACATGATCCAGGACGATTACAAGGCCATGGCCGAGTACATCCTGAACTTCACCGAGAAGTATCACATGACCTTCCCGGGCTGGGAGCCGGAACGCATGGCCAAGCTGGACGAGCTGTTCAAGGCCTATGCCCCCGTCACCAAGGAGAAGCTGTGGGACAACCTGAAGTATTTCCTGGAAGCCATCATGCCCACCTGCCACGAGTGCGACGTGAAGATGGCCATTCACATGGATGATCCCCCGTGGGACATCTTCGGTCTGCCCCGCCTGCTGGTGGATGCCGAGAGCATCGACCGATTCCTCAAGATGGTGGACGACCCGTACAACTGCCTGACCCTCTGCTCCGGCAGCCTGAACGCGAACCCCAACAACAATGTGGCGGCCATCGTGCGCAAGCACTGCGACCGCATTCCGTTCGCCCATGTGCGGAACATCCATCATTTCCCCAACGGCGATTTCAGCGAGGCTGCTCACCGCGATTGCTGCGGCGAGACCGGCATCATTGAGATTCTCCGCGCCTACCATGACTGCGGCTTCGACGGCGTTATCCGCCCCGACCATGGCCGTCAGCTGTGGGAGGAAGGTCCCGGTAACTGCCGCCCCGGTTACGGCAAGTATGACCGTGCCCTGGGTATCCAGTATATGCTGGGCGTCTGGGATATGCTGGACCGCCTGGACGAGGAGAAGGCCGCCAAGGCCTGA
- a CDS encoding biotin--[acetyl-CoA-carboxylase] ligase has product MNESVLYLPEVDSTNAWAKSHLDRFGPIGAVYTTHQTAGRGRLGRQWTDAPGRGLYYTVVLKTPLAQPSTLPLFSSLAVADALEERYGVQCQIKWPNDLLLNGKKVVGILCEGAPDGHSVLSGIGINLAQEQGYFDAANLPHGTSLALQGVQVNLAEDPEWLAQYMTDFGFDRALYTYEVEGFAPYRARYKARCVNLGRRVTYDGGAGVARDVDEEGRLIVDGENGEVHVFTGEVSVQGIYGAV; this is encoded by the coding sequence TTGAACGAGAGTGTTTTGTATCTGCCCGAAGTGGACAGCACCAACGCCTGGGCCAAATCTCACCTGGACCGGTTCGGGCCCATCGGGGCGGTGTACACCACCCACCAGACGGCGGGCCGGGGACGGCTGGGCCGCCAGTGGACCGACGCGCCGGGCCGGGGCCTCTACTACACGGTGGTGCTGAAAACGCCGCTGGCGCAGCCCAGTACCCTGCCGCTCTTTTCCAGCCTGGCGGTGGCGGATGCCCTGGAAGAGCGGTACGGCGTACAGTGTCAGATCAAGTGGCCCAACGACCTATTGCTGAACGGCAAAAAGGTGGTGGGCATCCTGTGCGAGGGCGCCCCCGACGGGCACAGTGTATTGTCGGGCATCGGGATCAATCTGGCCCAGGAGCAAGGTTATTTTGACGCGGCAAATCTCCCCCACGGCACGAGCCTTGCGCTGCAGGGGGTACAGGTGAATCTTGCCGAAGACCCCGAATGGCTGGCCCAGTATATGACGGATTTCGGGTTTGACCGGGCGCTCTACACCTACGAGGTGGAGGGGTTTGCCCCCTACCGGGCGCGGTACAAGGCGCGGTGCGTGAACCTGGGACGCCGGGTGACCTATGACGGCGGCGCCGGGGTGGCCCGGGACGTGGATGAGGAGGGACGGCTCATCGTGGACGGTGAGAACGGCGAAGTCCATGTCTTTACCGGCGAAGTATCGGTGCAGGGCATCTACGGCGCGGTGTGA
- a CDS encoding metallophosphoesterase family protein, whose translation MSDTTKILVVSDVHGRLRDLRWVLQNETADALFFLGDGLYDLNAALQLRKTPVPYPIYRVAGNCDSGYMDPVEGLAPFGGVLFFYTHGHRYGVKMGYEQLAESAAARGADVALFGHTHMRALERGQGVTATVFNPGSLRDGGSYGVIEITDGKCSFGWKRVPAF comes from the coding sequence ATGTCCGATACCACAAAGATTCTCGTCGTGAGCGACGTACACGGCCGGCTGCGTGACCTGCGGTGGGTCTTGCAGAACGAAACGGCCGACGCGCTGTTTTTCCTGGGCGACGGGTTGTATGATCTGAACGCGGCCTTGCAGCTGCGGAAAACGCCGGTTCCCTACCCCATCTACCGGGTGGCGGGCAACTGTGACAGCGGGTATATGGACCCGGTGGAGGGGCTGGCGCCCTTTGGGGGGGTACTGTTTTTCTACACCCACGGGCACCGGTACGGTGTGAAGATGGGGTACGAGCAGCTGGCCGAGAGTGCCGCGGCCCGGGGCGCCGACGTGGCGCTGTTCGGGCACACCCATATGCGGGCGCTGGAACGGGGCCAGGGCGTGACGGCCACGGTGTTCAATCCGGGCAGCCTGCGGGACGGCGGCAGCTACGGCGTCATTGAGATCACCGACGGGAAATGTTCCTTCGGATGGAAGCGGGTGCCTGCCTTTTGA
- the rsmI gene encoding 16S rRNA (cytidine(1402)-2'-O)-methyltransferase has protein sequence MAGTLYLVATPIGNLDDMPPRVAATFGAVDFVAAEDTRVTLRLLNHLGLKKPMMSYYEHALHHGEAILQRIEAGEDCALCSDAGMPCISDPGEQIVAEAHARGIRVVPVPGASACITALAASGQPTARFVFEGFLPVPKRERRERLAALQGETRTILFYEAPHKLRGTLEDLTAAFGADRSVSLCRELTKLHEEIVKTTLGEAVAYYKDHDPRGEYVLVVAGADPAAAAAATEPTKEDVVAAAKTLLAGGMPPSAAAKQAATGTPFSKGEIYKELIAKG, from the coding sequence GTGGCCGGAACATTGTATCTGGTGGCGACGCCCATCGGCAATCTGGACGACATGCCGCCCCGGGTGGCGGCGACGTTCGGGGCGGTGGATTTTGTGGCGGCCGAGGATACCCGGGTGACGCTGCGGCTGTTGAATCATCTGGGGCTGAAGAAGCCGATGATGAGCTATTACGAGCACGCGCTGCATCACGGCGAGGCGATTTTACAGCGCATCGAGGCCGGGGAGGACTGTGCCCTGTGCAGCGATGCGGGGATGCCCTGCATCAGCGACCCCGGGGAGCAGATCGTGGCCGAGGCCCATGCCCGGGGCATCCGGGTGGTGCCGGTGCCGGGGGCTTCGGCCTGCATCACGGCGCTGGCGGCCAGCGGACAGCCCACGGCGCGGTTCGTCTTTGAGGGTTTTTTGCCGGTGCCCAAGCGGGAGCGGCGGGAGCGGCTGGCGGCGCTGCAGGGGGAGACCCGGACCATCCTCTTTTACGAGGCGCCCCACAAGCTGCGGGGCACGCTGGAGGATCTGACGGCGGCGTTTGGGGCTGACCGTTCGGTGAGCCTGTGCCGGGAGCTGACCAAGCTCCACGAGGAGATCGTCAAGACCACGCTGGGCGAGGCCGTGGCCTACTACAAGGACCACGATCCGCGGGGCGAATATGTCCTTGTGGTGGCGGGTGCCGACCCGGCCGCCGCGGCGGCGGCAACGGAGCCCACCAAGGAGGACGTGGTGGCGGCGGCGAAGACGCTGCTGGCGGGGGGCATGCCGCCCTCGGCGGCGGCGAAACAGGCAGCCACGGGCACGCCCTTCTCCAAGGGGGAGATCTACAAGGAACTCATCGCAAAAGGGTGA
- a CDS encoding ammonium transporter has product MYNSADVTWTLVAAFMVFFMQAGFALCEAGLTRAKNTGNILMKNMMDFCIGTPCYWLVGFGVMFAGTGAFIGGFDPFIQGSYDFGGLPLWVYVVFQTVFCATAATIVSGSMAERTKFSAYCLYSAAISLIVYPISGHWIWGGGWLSQLGFHDFAGSTAVHFVGGVTACLGAWMLGPRIGKYGKDGRARAIPGHNLTAMALGVFILWFCWFGFNGGSTVSMTGDDTMVSAGLICFNTNLAAALATCAALITTWVRYGKPDVSLTFNGALAGLVAITAGCDMVDPFGAAIIGIVAGVLVVFSVEFFDNVAKIDDPVGAVSVHCVNGAWGTLATGLFSTSQGVFYGHGFTFFGIQVLGVVSVLVWVLVAMFIIFTLIKKTVGLRVTQQEEIDGLDMHEHGLASAYAGFAISDATYAELDVNENTDLGEEDLAKASPAQVAAAVKVQKEAPLPADLDSGMHKVSIIVQLAKFDALKQALNKVGVTGMTVTQVMGCGLQKGSGEKYRGAEVDATLLPKVKVEVVISKIPVETIIDAATKALYTGHIGDGKIFVYNVAKVVKVRTGEQDYAALQDVE; this is encoded by the coding sequence ATGTACAACTCGGCAGACGTTACATGGACACTGGTTGCGGCGTTCATGGTCTTCTTCATGCAGGCAGGCTTCGCCCTTTGCGAAGCGGGCCTGACCCGTGCCAAGAATACCGGCAATATTCTGATGAAGAATATGATGGATTTCTGTATCGGCACGCCCTGCTACTGGCTGGTTGGCTTCGGTGTGATGTTTGCGGGCACCGGCGCCTTCATCGGCGGTTTTGATCCGTTCATCCAGGGCAGCTACGATTTCGGCGGCCTGCCGCTGTGGGTCTACGTGGTGTTCCAGACTGTGTTCTGCGCCACCGCCGCCACCATCGTTTCCGGCTCCATGGCAGAGCGCACCAAGTTCAGCGCCTACTGCCTCTACTCTGCGGCCATCAGCCTCATCGTCTACCCCATCTCCGGCCACTGGATCTGGGGCGGAGGCTGGCTGAGCCAGCTGGGCTTCCATGACTTCGCCGGTTCCACGGCCGTCCACTTCGTCGGCGGCGTCACCGCCTGCCTGGGCGCCTGGATGCTGGGTCCCCGTATCGGCAAGTACGGCAAGGACGGCAGGGCCCGCGCCATCCCCGGCCACAACCTGACCGCCATGGCCCTCGGCGTCTTCATCCTCTGGTTCTGCTGGTTCGGCTTCAACGGCGGCTCCACCGTCTCCATGACCGGTGACGACACCATGGTCTCCGCCGGCCTCATCTGCTTCAACACCAACCTGGCCGCCGCCCTCGCCACCTGTGCGGCCCTCATCACCACCTGGGTGCGCTACGGCAAGCCCGATGTCTCCCTGACCTTCAACGGCGCGCTGGCCGGCCTCGTCGCCATCACCGCCGGCTGCGACATGGTTGACCCGTTCGGCGCTGCCATCATCGGCATCGTTGCCGGTGTCCTGGTGGTCTTCTCCGTGGAATTCTTCGACAACGTGGCCAAGATCGATGACCCCGTCGGTGCGGTCTCCGTCCACTGCGTCAACGGTGCCTGGGGCACTCTCGCCACCGGCCTGTTCTCCACCAGCCAGGGCGTCTTCTACGGCCACGGCTTCACCTTCTTCGGCATCCAGGTGCTGGGCGTTGTCAGCGTTCTGGTCTGGGTCCTGGTTGCCATGTTCATCATCTTCACCCTCATCAAGAAGACCGTCGGCCTGCGCGTCACCCAGCAGGAAGAGATCGACGGCCTGGATATGCATGAACACGGCCTGGCCAGCGCTTACGCCGGCTTCGCCATCAGCGACGCTACTTACGCCGAACTGGACGTGAACGAAAACACCGACCTGGGCGAGGAGGATCTCGCCAAGGCCAGCCCCGCCCAGGTGGCGGCGGCCGTCAAGGTCCAGAAGGAGGCTCCGCTGCCTGCTGATCTGGACAGCGGTATGCACAAGGTTTCCATCATCGTCCAGCTGGCCAAGTTCGACGCCCTGAAACAGGCGCTGAACAAGGTGGGCGTCACCGGCATGACCGTCACCCAGGTCATGGGCTGCGGCCTCCAGAAGGGCAGCGGCGAGAAATACCGCGGCGCCGAAGTGGATGCCACTTTGCTGCCCAAGGTCAAGGTGGAAGTGGTCATCAGCAAGATCCCCGTGGAGACCATCATCGACGCGGCCACCAAGGCGCTGTACACCGGTCATATCGGCGACGGCAAGATCTTCGTCTACAACGTGGCGAAGGTTGTCAAGGTCCGCACCGGCGAGCAGGACTACGCGGCCCTGCAGGATGTGGAGTAA